Proteins from a genomic interval of Thamnophis elegans isolate rThaEle1 chromosome 2, rThaEle1.pri, whole genome shotgun sequence:
- the LOC116524090 gene encoding vomeronasal type-2 receptor 26-like: MVKCQLNVLEGEKYMLIFYNPGDYLISGIISTSSVVVQPYSFFMPPTNSFASKFVSFVHVLPFVFAIHEINQNPRLLPNMTLGYNIYEILFNARITYDAMMDFLSMGQDNVPNYSCGRPKNLLAVLEGTDSELFSHVSSMLGIYKIPQFVKTAFQSSYLSPVLSKRIWGRCIEKENWEMPPHNVVADILSEDSHSISTAIQAVSLVLHAVRSSRFRWRTVQIGDHVFPQVVQPWQLHPFLRNFQLYNLSVDNVYLDDDGNPVADLDIINWAMFPNKSTVGVKIGNIERGASSEVKVSINQSAIKWPTSFNQKAPFSRCTKSCLPGYSKVKREGAPVCCYDCSSCIEGTISRQEDEAYCEKCPDEQHSSKNRDQCVPKVLSYLSYQETLGLSLALIASFLSLTTAFVLGIFIIHRKTPIVRANNRDLTYILLVSLLPSFLTSLLFIGHPQKMTCLLRQTAFSIVFSVAVSSLLAKTVMVVVAFLATKPGSSMRKWLGKSLPNSIVLSCSGIQIGICIIWLGISPPFPDSDFHSQPEHILLQCNEGSVTMFYSALGYMGFLATICFFVAFLARKLPGSFNEAKLITFSMLVFCSVWISFVPTYLSTKGKYMVAVQIFSILASSLGLLVCIFVPKCYIIILRPDLNTKQHLRMKNYETC, encoded by the exons ATGGTCAAATGTCAACTGAATGTGTTAGAAGGAGAAAAGTACATGTTAATTTTTTACAATCCAGGAGATTATCTGATTAGTGGGATCATATCTACATCCAGTGTTGTAGTTCAACCATATAGTTTCTTCATGCCTCCCACCAACAGCTTTGCAAG TAAGTTTGTGAGTTTTGTTCATGTCCTGCCCTTTGTCTTTGCCATTCATGAGATCAACCAGAATCCAAGGCTCTTACCAAACATGACTCTGGGCTACAATATCTATGAGATCCTTTTCAATGCAAGAATAACATACGATGCCATGATGGATTTTCTATCCATGGGACAGGATAACGTCCCAAACTACAGTTGTGGAAGACCCAAAAATCTGTTGGCTGTGCTTGAAGGGACTGATTCTGAGCTCTTTAGTCATGTTTCAAGCATGCTGGGCATCTACAAAATCCCTCAG TTTGTGAAGACAGCATTTCAGAGTTCCTATTTGAGCCCAGTGTTGTCAAAGAGAATTTGGGGAAGATGCATAGAAAAAGAAAACTGGGAAATGCCACCTCACAATGTGGTTGCAGACATTTTGTCTGAGGACAGCCACAGTATTTCCACTGCAATCCAGGCTGTCTCCTTGGTGCTTCATGCTGTGCGTTCCTCTCGCTTCCGTTGGAGAACAGTCCAGATTGGGGATCATGTGTTTCCTCAAGTAGtacagccatggcag CTTCATCCTTTCCTAAGAAACTTCCAGCTTTACAATCTTTCTGTGGATAATGTGTATTTGGATGACGACGGAAATCCAGTTGCTGACTTGGATATCATAAACTGGGCAATGTTTCCCAACAAGTCTACTGTTGGAGTGAAAATTGGGAATATAGAAAGAGGAGCCTCTTCAGAAGTCAAGGTCTCCATCAATCAGAGTGCCATCAAATGGCCAACATCATTTAACCAG AAGGCACCTTTTTCTAGGTGTACTAAAAGTTGTCTCCCGGGATACAGCAAGGTGAAGAGAGAGGGAGCACctgtttgctgctatgactgctcCTCATGCATTGAAGGAACAATATCCAGACAGGAAG ATGAAGCCTACTGTGAAAAGTGTCCAGATGAGCAGCATTCCAGTAAGAATCGAGATCAATGTGTCCCCAAAGTTTTAAGTTACCTATCTTATCAAGAAACACTAGGTCTAAGTCTAGCTCTCATTGCCTCTTTCTTGTCTCTAACTACTGCCTTTGTCCTGGGAATCTTCATTATACACAGAAAAACTCCCATAGTCagagccaacaaccgggacctcacaTACATTCTCCTGGTCTCTCTCCTACCTTCCTTCTTgacttcccttttatttattggTCACCCCCAGAAAATGACCTGTCTCCTTCGGCAAACTGCCTTCAGTATTGTTTTCTCAGTTGCTGTGTCTTCCTTGTTGGCCAAGactgtgatggtggtggtggcctTTCTGGCAACAAAGCCAGGCAGCAGCATGAGGAAATGGCTGGGGAAGAGTCTACCCAACTCTATTGTTTTATCCTGCTCTGGTATCCAGATTGGTATCTGTATCATATGGCTGGGAAtctctcccccattcccagattCTGACTTCCATTCCCAACCAGAACACATCctgctgcaatgcaatgaaggctctgtcaccATGTTCTACTCTGCCCTTGGATACATGGGTTTCCTGGCTACCATTTGCTTCTTTGTGGCATTTCTGGCTCGAAAGCTGCCTGGttccttcaatgaagccaaactgatcacattcagcatgttggttttttgcagtgtttggatttcCTTTgtacccacctacctgagcactaaagggaaatatatggtggctgtgcagatcttctccatcctggcctccagccTGGGTTTATTGGTCTGCATCTTTgttcccaaatgctacattattatcCTGAGACCTGACCTGAACACCAAACAGCACTTAAGGATGAAAAACTATGAGACTTGTTGA